A region of Kwoniella shivajii chromosome 11, complete sequence DNA encodes the following proteins:
- a CDS encoding polynucleotide kinase 3'-phosphatase codes for MPPVKRSSEGLIAPPPAKKGDFQSSPPTLIHFTHLDPFAASSSSSSSSGSKKIAVSFYDLDGTLIKPRSGAQFPKSRDDWMWWHPSVPERLKKEHDEGRHLIVISNQGDPREKIRQEWKAKLSLIATKIPKDIPVRILAALSKSDGYRKPNIGMYEVVERIYKERGLEIDLEHSVFVGDAAGRAAKGSQGKDHGDTDYKFALNVGLKFVTPEEHFLGHARPRFPEPPIGFLPSKLGSLASLPHIVPSHTPITRPSLEIVLFVGPPASGKSSFFRKHFPPEGYEHINQDLLGTRDRCLRIAETFLAEGKKVVIDNTNRNRETRAHWIRLAIRLKIPIRVFHFLCPLELAKHNNVYRACYGPTNEPTRTLLPISAFSSYAVAFEKPSIDEGFDEIRGVNFHFEGTDDQRRKWDMYMLEPKR; via the exons ATGCCTCCTGTCAAGAGATCCTCCGAGGGACTGATCGCTCCTCCCCCAGCGAAGAAAG GCGATTTTcaatcttcaccacctactCTCATCCATTTCActcatcttgatcctttcgctgcctcttcctcctcatcatcctcaagtGGTAGTAAAAAGATTGCAGTGTCATTCTACGATCTCGACGGGACTCTAATCAAACCTCGTTCGGGGGCCCAATTTCCGAAAAGTAGAGATGATTGGATGTGGTGGCACCCTTCTGTTCCCGAGAGATTAAAAAAGGAACACGATGAAGGACGACATCTGATAGTGATATCCAATCAAGGTGATCCGAGAGAAAAGATAAGGCAGGAATGGAAAGCGAAATTATCTTTGATAGCTACGAAA ATACCTAAAGATATTCCTGTGCGGATCTTAGCAGCCTTATCCAAATCAGATGGGTATAGGAAACCTAATATAGGAATGTATGAAGTGGTAGAGAGAATCTACAAAGAAAGAGGGCTGGAAATAG ATCTCGAACATTCAGTTTTCGTGGGCGATGCAGCTGGCAGAGCTGCAAAAGGATCGCAAGGGAAAGATCATGGTGACACAGATTACAAATTCGCTTTGAATGTTGGATTGAAATTCGTTACTCCAGAA GAGCATTTCCTCGGACATGCTAGACCACGATTTCCAGAACCTCCAATCGGTTTCTTACCTTCAAAATTAGGTTCTCTCGCATCTC TTCCTCATATCGTCCCGTCGCATACTCCGATCACTCGTCCGTCGTTAGAGATAGTTCTTTTCGTAGGTCCTCCAGCATCTGGCAAATCCTCTTTTTTCAGAAAACATTTCCCTCCTGAAGGATATGAAcatatcaatcaagatttACTTGGCACGAGAGATAGATGTTTGAGAATCGCAGAAACGTTCTTGGCGGAAGGGAAAAAGGTCGTCATCGATAATACTAATAGAAATAGAGAAACTAGAGCACATTGGATAAGATTAGCTATCAGGTTGAAGATCCCCATAAG AGTCTTTCACTTCCTATGTCCACTTGAACTTGCCAAACATAACAATGTCTACAGAGCATGCTATGGTCCAACAAACGAACCTACACGAACCCTCTTACCTATTTCAGCGTTCAGTTCATACGCTGTAGCATTCGAAAAACCTTCGATCGATGAAGGGTTTGACGAGATACGAGGAGTCAATTTCCATTTCGAGGGAACAGATGATCAGAGAAGGAAATGGGATATGTATATGTTGGAACCTAAAAGATGA
- a CDS encoding anthranilate phosphoribosyltransferase, which translates to MASQYTPETFKVLLKKLVQSPDQFTPEDCAQCFRHLCVQGASDAQAGAFLTALALSGLESSPDIVAACASVLREHAIAVKDLIPEVKEQHGHGMWDYRDSDKEGDGYKGLVDIVGTGGDGWDTYNVSTTAAVVVAGAGVRVAKHGSKAATSTSGSADLLLSLDCRLAFPVSEVQKFLEHSPFLFLFAPHYHPSLAHIAPIRRNLNFRTIFNVLGPLINPSKPQRMLLGVAKKELGDTFAEVLRLLGVERALVVCGKEGLDEISPAGETWTWLLENGEITKGEIHPTKDFGLPLHSLSSVRGSTPDLNALTFNSIMSNSSAPPHLSSPASSDSPSLQSITDYVLLNAAALLHVSGKAASWKEGVDIARESIESGGARAAFEGFRDASKKAMGEHVGEMAVEDDGGVAAKNGFVKSWFRERGRDRSSSTKKDDK; encoded by the exons ATGGCAAGTCAATATACCCCTGAGACCTTCAAGGTCCTGCTGAAAAAGCTCGTACAATCGCCCGACCAGTTCACTCCTGAAGATTGTGCACAATGTTTCCGACATTTATGTGTTCAAGGAGCTAGTGACGCTCAA GCGGGTGCATTTCTTACCGCTTTAGCACTTTCTGGTCTTGAATCTTCGCCCGATATAGTAGCCGCGTGCGCATCAGTGCTACGTGAACATGCTATCGCAGTCAAAGATCTCATACCGGAGGTCAAAGAACAGCACGGTCATGGAATGTGGGACTACAGAGAttcagataaagaaggtgatggataTAAAGGATTAGTGGATATAGTAGGAACAGGTGGTGATGGCTGGGATACTTATAACGTATCTACAACTGCTGCTGTTGTAGTCGCAGGTGCAGGTGTAAGGGTAgcaaag CACGGTTCGAAAGCAGCTACTTCAACATCGGGTTCTGCGGATTTACTTTTATCTTTAGATTGTCGATTAGCGTTCCCGGTATCGGAAGTACAGAAATTCTTGGaacactcacctttccttttcctctttgcTCCTCACTATCACCCTTCTTTAGCACATATCGCTCCTATCAGACGAAATCTCAACTTCCGAACGATATTCAACGTACTTGGACCTTTAATCAACCCTTCAAAACCGCAAAGAATGCTACTCGGCGTAGCAAAGAAGGAATTAGGTGATACCTTTGCAGAAGTTCTGAGATTGCTAGGAGTTGAAAGAGCATTGGTGGTAtgtggtaaagaaggattagatgaGATCAGTCCAGCTGGAGAAACCTGG ACATGGTTATTggagaatggagaaatcaCCAAAGGAGAAATCCATCCTACGAAAGATTTCGGATTACCacttcattcactttcatctgttcGAGGATCCACACCTGATTTGAACGCTCTTACATTCAATTCGATCATGTCAAATTCATCTGCACCAccacatctttcttcacctgcaagttcagattcaccttcactccAATCAATAACGGATTACGTCCTTCTCAATGCCGCTGCATTACTTCACGTTTCAGGTAAAGCTGCatcttggaaagaaggtgtagataTAGCTAGAGAATCGATAGAATCCGGTGGAGCAAGAGCTGCTTTTGAGGGTTTCAGAGATGCCAGTAAAAAGGCAATGGGTGAACATGTCGGTGAAATGGcggtagaagatgatggtggtgtAGCCGCTAAAAACGGATTCGTTAAATCTTGGTTCAGAGAAAGGGGTAGAGACAGGTCGTCTTCCACAAAAAAGGACGACAAGTGA